A window from Podospora bellae-mahoneyi strain CBS 112042 chromosome 1 map unlocalized CBS112042p_1, whole genome shotgun sequence encodes these proteins:
- a CDS encoding uncharacterized protein (COG:O; EggNog:ENOG503NZJC) — translation MRPPRIAILVLFFSASLFLVCRAISSLRHPNAAPAVTPLTTRKSSFRSFFSFTAPLSLFPPNAAISLFDDNSTFFAARPAAFGPILPADGLSGQLWIGSGFAEDHLQEGEVGGELGCSDLPGWEDGRPKLSIQTTVHGSAASKSGPAALNTKSTKRDPLGAGIPADGKSSERRHDGTDDYLHQELDQTRSPYSEGSVVSASSHADIQSMQETAEITGKITLLSRGGCGFLEKVKWAQRRGAIGVIVGDNVKGGPLIQMFARGNVDNVTIPSIFTSQTTAMLLSSLAQPGSFIEDILDENGNPILKVQHSSKPGVNKPTKAANTGAGHRPKSGPHAQGVKTASFQDASAPAVKKSRSTRRSWISRLFFWGDSGSKGSEQSRPPSSGRLNWVAADEWSDESIRLLQPSADKGNKNGAGGRASSEEDKSPGDGFQIGVQDWRDPDLVRSSEEDEEDRPAPENQSTNKESSGLRGGSITPGSGEYVPGDSHGHRSGKSGSSSESSSGLIYKLFGDDAKEQFATEESSRPSPESLGNKEDGNVREGLWVTITPTGSASPFFDTLLVLVISPLITLTVVYTLLILRAKYRRRRWRAPKAVVDRLPVRTYRTVAPSPSQSSRTPSPNSSSPTTPLLQGNSRSRPRSRTTTGVPEPSDLLRADNALQAGRSSSPDNTRVHGASQWKKYMGRQSECVICLEEYVDGVSKVMSLPCGHEFHVDCITPWLTTRRRTCPICKNDIVKSLARGSPSSPHYEPYHDDSEYTRPESSSFVNSNHGSYSSNRLSDVEEGREALAHVQREIHEVRWYDFMAHLLRGELGQAFLNRHENRRFAADDREESRL, via the exons ATGCGACCTCCACGGATCGCGATACtggttcttttcttctccgcGTCGCTCTTCCTCGTGTGCAGGGCCATCAGTTCCCTCCGCCATCCCAACGCCGCCCCCGCCGTGACACCATTGACGACCCGGAAATCGTCATTCcggagcttcttctccttcactgCGCCGTTATCGCTCTTCCCTCCCAATGCTGCTATAAGCCTGTTCGATGATAATAGTACCTTCTTTGCTGCGCGACCGGCTGCCTTTGGGCCCATCCTCCCTGCCGACGGCCTGAGCGGGCAACTATGGATAGGAAGTGGATTTGCTGAAGATCATCTCcaagagggcgaggttgggggCGAGCTCGGCTGCAGCGATCTCCCGGgctgggaggatgggagacCTAAGCTGTCGATCCAAACCACTGTACATGGGTCCGCAGCCTCAAAGTCAGGGCCCGCTGCACTGAACACCAAAAGTACAAAGCGTGATCCTTTGGGCGCAGGGATTCCAGCGGACGGAAAATCTTCGGAAAGGCGTCACGATGGGACCGACGACTACCTTCACCAGGAACTTGACCAGACTCGCAGCCCCTACAGCGAAGGCTCGGTGGTCTCAGCGTCAAGTCATGCCGATATCCAATCCATGCAGGAGACGGCAGAAATTACGGGCAAGATCACATTGCTGAGCagaggtggttgtgggtTCCTGGAGAAGGTCAAGTGGGCGCAGCGCCGCGGTGCGATCGGGGTGATTGTTGGAGATAATGTGAAAGGGGGTCCGTTGATCCAGATGTTTGCGAGGGGCAATGTCGATAATGTCACAATCCCCTCGATTTTCACATCGCAAACGACCGCCATGCTACTGTCATCACTCGCGCAACCAGGCAGTTTCATCGAAGATATTCTGGACGAGAACGGAAACCCGATCTTGAAAGTACAGCACTCCAGCAAGCCTGGGGTCAATAAACCAACCAAAGCGGCCAATACAGGTGCGGGCCATAGACCCAAATCTGGCCCTCACGCCCAGGGGGTCAAAACTGCGTCGTTCCAGGATGCCTCGGCCCCTGCGGTCAAGAAGTCACGCTCGACACGCAGGAGCTGGATCTCCCGTCTGTTCTTCTGGGGGGATAGTGGAAGCAAAGGGTCAGAGCAGAGCCGGCCGCCAAGCAGTGGTCGTCTGAACTGGGTCGCAGCTGACGAGTGGAGCGACGAAAGCATCAGACTCCTCCAACCAAGTGCGGATAAGGGTAACAAGAATGGAGCGGGTGGTCGTGCGTCCTCTGAGGAGGACAAGTCGCCGGGTGATGGTTTTCAGATAGGTGTACAAGACTGGCGTGACCCCGATCTTGTTAGGTCttccgaggaggacgaggaagatcGGCCGGCACCGGAAAACCAGTCCACCAACAAGGAGTCTAGTGGTTTGAGAGGTGGCAGTATCACGCCAGGTAGTGGCGAGTATGTCCCTGGAGACTCACATGGCCATCGTTCTGGAAAGTCTGGTTCTTCCTCGGAAAGCTCCAGTGGGCTTATTTATAAGCTCTTCGGGGACGACGCTAAAGAGCAATTTGCCACAGAGGAGAGCTCAAGACCGTCGCCGGAAAGCTTGGGGAACAAAGAGGATGGCAATGTGCGGGAAGGCTTATGGGTCACGATCACTCCTACCGGCAGTGCCAGTCCATTCTTCGACACCCTGTTGGTCCTGGTGATCAGCCCCTTGATTACCCTCACGGTTGTGTACACGCTTCTTATCTTGCGAGCTAAGTACAGAaggcggagatggagagcACCCAAGGCTGTGGTCGATCGGTTGCCGGTACGGACCTACCGCACAGTTGCGCCATCGCCCAGCCAATCATCCAGGACGCCGTCGCCCAACAGCTCCTCACCTACAACGCCCCTGTTGCAAGGAAATTCGAGATCGCGGCCGCGGTCTCGGACCACTACTGGCGTGCCTGAGCCTTCGGATCTTTTGAGGGCTGATAACGCTTTGCAGGCCGGGCGATCATCCTCACCAGACAACACCCGGGTGCATGGTGCCAGTCAATGGAAGAAGTACATGGGAAGACAGAGCGAATGTGTGATTTGTTTGGAGGAATACGTGGACGGCGTCAGTAAGGTCATGAGCTTGCCTTGTGGCCATGAGTTCCATGTGGACTGCAT CACACCATGGCTCACCACCAGACGGAGAACTTGCCCGATATGCAAAAATGATATCGTCAAGTCTCTAGCTCGTGGTTCGCCATCAAGCCCACACTACGAGCCGTATCATGACGACAGCGAGTACACTCGTCCTGAGTCTTCCAGCTTCGTGAACTCCAACCATGGATCGTATTCCTCCAACCGCTTGTCAGACGTggaggaaggaagagaggCTCTTGCGCACGTACAGAGAGAGATACATGAGGTGAGATGGTATGACTTCATGGCGCACCTACTAAGGGGCGAGCTCGGACAGGCATTTTTGAATCGGCACGAGAACCGGCGTTTTGCGGCCGACGACCGTGAAGAGAGCCGCCTGTAA
- the apc5 gene encoding APC5 protein (EggNog:ENOG503NYVY; COG:D; COG:O) — MVESQISVHPATAPSLTERIRGRAQHSTQHQRQHQRQRQRQHQHQHQRQHQHQHHPRQPTPTPQTPSVLILSKTTTTTPLEGHTRPIMARFLTPAKIGLLALIELYVEGAVPNEGIIPVINFLASNLIDCDLSTAQSPNNNSNNNKNLTPADRWKKAESTLRLVTSIKDFETLLSPLAAADKLPGRRLWDRFLEKLWGLDSLHKLHEFFAAIPGLLCRTKEELRRLGLEDEEGELGGRTRLGRNSPFGAFVRRAHVEFVRLKFERVMELWRVFVRYRQPTAGYWARRHPQHGGRLSFDQVLTEAEGEWGQKETGELAVVAYGRMLLPAVGLLARGEGGMEGGETLPVSSDDVEGLLEFQIEQIQKYGNRIPPQIRDRFRNFLKGSHTVPSLSHYLNFSDAWRSGDFPTSFDYLHRYFDYTMQNRDRLFYQYALMNLAIVQSDFGCHKEAVATMLETVSTARENRDTTCLNFALNWFFHFGRAHPHLVRELENNSMLGSGKETLAFLRVKAKETGMWILWSSALQSEAKLCLANGESVAVAFEHMVRSSQLIVERNMKTMMGAQISMAIAMWDRLGLSSMASMACQVFLSCHARNSVFDDELKITCRLAGLLAGKGKYEEAFAMLESLDQNSLRSARPNQYWHLYRGLLKLRRDLHRNNLPAVDTLLAQLLQTGPEDAEPDTVFIIDTLHIEALVRRRDFDGAFTKIDNMMANLGENNRDVALRIRLLIAKAHLFDEINRPEKGFTIAMRATSMAWRALNIPLLWQAVGALANVLNSLSEFSAAAQLLLSVLPRVLETDVSFTAGTLYNLLADARMGQAGQFFCMAVSDESTELERQRGRRRQREMMMRAHAALESAYKYFERVEEVEKQAEVLAKMATVMRGLGDEGVGEGYAARYLSLRREVERVNG; from the exons ATGGTCGAATCTCAAATCTCAGTTCACCCCGCCACAGCGCCCTCGCTCACTGAGAGGATCAGGGGCCGtgcacagcacagcacacaacatcaacgtcaacatcaacgtcaacgtcaacgtcaacatcaacatcaacatcaacgtcaacatcaacatcaacaccacccgcgtcaaccaacccccacaccccaaaccccaagcGTTCTGATCCTatccaaaacaacaacaacaacccccctcgaGGGGCACACCAGACCCATCATGGCCCGCTTCCTCACCCCGGCCAAAATCGGCCTCCTGGCCCTCATCGAGCTCTACGTCGAAGGCGCGGTCCCAAACGAAGGGATCATCCCAGTGAtcaacttcctcgcctccaacCTCATCGACTGCGACCTCTCGACTGCCCAatcccccaacaacaacagcaacaacaataagAATCTCACCCCTGCCGACCGCTGGAAAAAAGCCGAGTCCACCCTCCGGCTTGTAACCTCGATCAAAGATTTCGAGACGTTGCTCTCCCCGCTGGCGGCAGCGGATAAACTCCCCGGCCGTCGGCTCTGGGATCGGTTTTTGGAGAAGTTGTGGGGACTAGACAGTTTGCACAAGCTGCATGAGTTTTTTGCGGCGATACCGGGGTTATTGTGCAGGacgaaggaggagctgaggaggttggggctggaggacgaggagggggagttgggggggaggacgaggttggggaggaatAGTCCCTTTGGGGCGTTTGTCAGGAGGGCACATGTCGAGTTTGTGAGGTTGAAGTttgagagggtgatggagttgTGGAGGGTTTTTGTGAGGTATCGGCAGCCGACGGCGGGGTACTGGGCGAGGAGGCATCCGCAGCATGGGGGGAGGTTAAGTTTTGATCAGGTTTTGACGGAGGCAGAAGGGGAGTGGGGACagaaggagacgggggaGCTGGCGGTAGTGGCGTATgggaggatgttgttgcCAGCGGTTGGGCTGTTggcaaggggggagggggggatggaagggggggagacgTTGCCGGTGAGCAGCGATGATGTGGAAGGATTATTGGAGTTTCAGATCGAGCAGATACAGA AGTATGGCAACAGGATACCGCCACAGATCAGAGACCGGTTCAGGAACTTCTTGAAGGGAAGTCATACAGTGCCGAGTTTATCGCACTACCTCAACTTCTCGGACGCCTGGCGGTCAGGGGACTTTCCAACATCTTTCGACTACCTTCATCGATATTTCGACTACACCATGCAGAACCGAGATCGACTATTCTATCAGTACGCCTTGATGAACCTCGCTATTGTTCAGTCCGACTTTGGCTGTCACAAGGAAGCCGTGGCAACCATGCTGGAGACAGTATCAACGGCTCGGGAGAACAGGGACACGACATGTCTCAACTTTGCTCTAAACTGGTTCTTCCACTTCGGCAGGGCACACCCCCATCTTGTCAGAGAACTCGAAAACAACAGCATGCTTGGCAGCGGAAAGGAgaccctcgccttcctccgAGTCAAGGCCAAAGAAACAGGCATGTGGATCCTCTGGAGTTCGGCCCTCCAGAGCGAAGCCAAGCTCTGCCTGGCCAACGGCGAAAGTGTCGCCGTTGCCTTCGAGCACATGGTGCGATCCTCCCAACTGATCGTCGAGCGCAACATGAAGACCATGATGGGCGCCCAGATCTCGATGGCTATCGCCATGTGGGACCGCCTCGGGCTTTCCAGCATGGCCTCGATGGCATGCCAGGTCTTCCTCAGCTGCCACGCGAGAAACTCGGTCTTTGACGACGAGTTGAAGATCACCTGTCGTCTAGCCGGGCTTCTCGCCGGCAAGGGGAAATACGAAGAGGCGTTTGCCATGCTCGAGTCCCTTGATCAGAACTCGCTGCGGTCAGCGAGGCCAAATCAATACTGGCACCTCTACCGCGGCCTCTTGAAGCTTCGTCGGGACCTGCACAGGAACAACCTCCCTGCCGTCGACACCCTGCTGgctcagctcctccaaacTGGCCCCGAGGACGCAGAACCGGAcaccgtcttcatcatcgacacCCTCCACATCGAGGCTCTGGTCCGCCGCAGGGACTTTGACGGCGCCTTTACCAAAATCGACAACATGATGGCCAACCTCGGAGAAAACAACCGCGACGTTGCCCTCCGCATTcgtctcctcatcgccaaggCCCACCTCTTTGACGAGATCAACCGCCCAGAAAAGGGCTTCACAATAGCGATGCGTGCCACCTCGATGGCCTGGCGGGCGCTGAACATCCCGCTTCTGTGGCAGGCCGTCGGCGCTCTGGCCAACGTTTTGAACTCACTGTCGGAGTTCTCGGCTGCGGCGCAGCTGTTGCTTTCGGTGCTGCCGAGGGTGCTGGAGACCGATGTCTCGTTCACAGCGGGGACGTTGTATAACCTCTTGGCGGACGCGAGGATGGGGCAGGCGGGGCAGTTTTTTTGTATGGCTGTTTCGGACGAGTCGACggagctggagaggcagagggggaggaggaggcagagggagatgatgatgagggcgcATGCTGCGCTGGAGAGCGCGTACAAGTATTTCGaaagggtggaggaggtggagaagcaggCGGAGGTGCTGGCTAAGATGGCgacggtgatgagggggttgggggatgagggggtgggcGAGGGGTATGCGGCCAGGTAtttgagtttgaggagggaggtggagagggtcAATGGATAG
- the EAT5 gene encoding Cytochrome c oxidase subunit 13, mitochondrial (EggNog:ENOG503P4PR; BUSCO:EOG092654RM; COG:C) gives MIAQRQVMRFAAQLRTQAQRRLASTEHAGENAFVRERRHVKEHAKGTTELWRKISLYTVPPALILASLNAYNLWNEHWEHWSHMPPLEERVEYPYQNIRTRNYQWGDGDKTLFWNDKVNYHNKDKEA, from the exons ATGATTGCCCAGCGCCAGGTTATGCGGTTCGCCGCCCAGCTGCGCACCCAGGCCCAGCGCCGCCTTGCCAGCACCGAGCACGCCGGCGAGAACGCCTTCGTCCGTGAGCGCCGTCATGTCAAGGAGCACGCCAAGGGCACCACTG AGCTCTGGCGCAAGATCTCCCTCTA CACCGTCCCTCCcgccctcatcctcgcttCCCTCAACGCTTACAACCTCTGGAACGAGCATTGGGAGCACTGGTCTCACATGCCCCCTCTTGAGGAGCGTGTCGAGTACCCCTACCAGAACATCCGCACCCGCAACTACCAGTGGGGCGATGGTGACAAG ACCCTGTT CTGGAACGACAAGGTCAACTACCACAATAAGGACAAGGAGGCCTAA
- the APN2 gene encoding DNA-(apurinic or apyrimidinic site) lyase 2 (COG:L; EggNog:ENOG503NUNY), protein MFDTLEADIVVMQEAKIQRKDLQDDMVLIPGWDVYFSLPKHKKGYSGVAIYTRSSKCAPIRAEEGITGILCPPNSSTTFRDLPEDQQIGGYPRPGQLSGEVDEATLDSEGRCVILEFAAFVLVGVYSPATRDESRDEFRHAFTEAMDVRVRNLVAMGKEVVLTGDLNIIRSELDTAGLVEQLRKEEVSLDDFFSSPSRRFLNQIVFGGRVVGTRDEGREEAVLWDLCREFHPTRTGMYTCWDTRKNCRPGNFGSRIDYVLCSSGIKDWFIDANIQEGLLGSDHCPVYATMGDTVNHNGTTVPITDVMNPTDMFKDGERQREWTIKDALPTSAKLIPEFSNRRSIKDMFFKKPRATIKPTRATAMPGSQDPPPLIITISTGPEKDSWAHGDPASSQPSSQATAPPSSGSTLVASPQKPPAKRPAVASPAIRPQKKGKVTLAKEPSKTGASASQGTLKSFFKPKTPVPSPSQEPTGTDNTASATADISTASELLPAELPPEIPSPSQSLKGSAESSAKKTPLTSVPTDDKVFDPIENKASWSKLLGKRVVPKCEHGEDCVSRITKKPGVNCGRSFFMCARPTGPSGKKEDGTTEFCCKTFIWSSEWKPSSAASLSG, encoded by the exons ATGTTCGACACGCTGGAGGCAGACATTGTTGTCATGCAAGAGGCCAAGATCCAGCGCAAGGACCTGCAGGATGACATGGTCTTGATTCCAGGATGGGATGTCTACTTCAGCCTCCCCAAGCATAAGAAGG GCTATTCTGGAGTTGCCATTTACACTCGTTCTTCCAAGTGCGCTCCCATCCGCGCCGAGGAAGGCATCACCGGCATCCTCTGcccaccaaactcctccacaaCTTTCAGAGACCTTCCAGAAGACCAACAGATCGGAGGTTATCCGAGACCAGGACAGCTTTCCGGCGAAGTTGACGAAGCCACACTTGACTCTGAGGGCCGCTGTGTCATCCTCGAGTTTGCAGCTTTTGTTCTCGTAGGAGTCTACAGCCCAGCAACCCGAGACGAATCACGAGACGAGTTCCGCCATGCTTTCACTGAAGCCATGGACGTCAGAGTACGCAATCTCGTCGCGATGGGAAAGGAGGTGGTTCTTACCGGTGATCTCAACATCATTCGCTCAGAATTGGACACGGCCGGTCTGGTCGAACAATTACGAAAGGAAGAAGTGAGTCTTGATGACTTCTTCTCCAGTCCGTCCCGCCGCTTTCTCAACCAAATAGTATTTGGGGGACGTGTGGTTGGGACAAGAGACGAGGGCCGTGAGGAAGCTGTTCTATGGGACCTCTGCAGGGAATTCCATCCCACCCGTACCGGAATGTACACTTGCTGGGATACTCGGAAAAATTGCAGGCCGGGAAACTTTGGGAGCCGGATTGATTACGTTCTCTGCAGCTCTGGAATCAAGGACTGGTTCATCGACGCCAACATCCAGGAGGGTCTTCTCGGTTCTGACCACTGCCCAGTCTATGCTACCATGGGCGATACTGTCAATCACAACGGCACGACGGTTCCCATTACCGATGTCATGAACCCCACGGACATGTTCAAGGACGGCGAACGGCAACGAGAGTGGACCATCAAAGATGCCCTCCCAACTTCGGCAAAGCTGATACCAGAATTTAGCAACCGACGGAGTATCAAGGACATGTTCTTCAAGAAGCCTAGAGCGACGATCAAGCCAACGAGAGCAACAGCCATGCCTGGCAGTCAAGACCCACCTCCTCTCATCATTACCATCTCTACGGGCCCTGAGAAAGACTCTTGGGCCCACGGCGATCCGGCCTCCTCACAGCCATCGAGTCAAGCCACAGCACCCCCAAGCTCGGGCAGCACACTTGTGGCCTCTCCACAAAAGCCACCAGCGAAACGCCCAGCAGTCGCTTCCCCTGCTATAAGACCACagaagaagggaaaggtCACACTTGCGAAAGAGCCGTCCAAGACTGGTGCGAGTGCCTCCCAGGGCACGCTGAAAAGCTTCTTCAAGCCCAAGACACCCGTTCCCAGCCCAAGCCAGGAGCCAACTGGCACGGACAACACAGCTTCGGCCACAGCAGACATTTCTACTGCTTCAGAGTTGCTACCAGCAGAATTACCCCCTGAAATCCCAAGTCCCAGCCAATCTTTGAAAGGGAGCGCCGAAAGCTCTGCCAAGAAAACGCCCCTGACGTCCGTCCCAACTGACGACAAGGTCTTTGATCCTATTGAGAACAAAGCCTCCTGGTCTAAGCTCCTTGGCAAGCGCGTCGTCCCAAAGTGTGAGCATGGCGAGGATTGCGTATCGAGGATAACGAAGAAGCCGGGGGTCAATTGTG GCCGGTCCTTCTTCATGTGCGCCCGGCCCACGGGTCCATctggcaagaaggaggacgggaCGACTGAATTCTGCTGCAAGACCTTCATCTGGAGCAGCGAGTGGAAGCCTAGCTCTGCGGCGTCGTTGTCTGGCTAG
- the FPR1 gene encoding Fertilization Plus Regulator mating type protein MAT1-2-1 (EggNog:ENOG503P720; COG:K) gives MAAFNFEAFSLTPQGSTISAAPRPAAPAIDRTVQQQCGSFGYGNRAFQFDFASLESLPEDANPGLTEVLTAKYWNHFSIQLGHWNTLKVIVLDAQMFSIMPDHTKKGVLNTMKSYLGGADAMYARDADNGQVVILGPRRLMESNITIVGSTTVWDPKKRHVQATAEAKIPRPPNAYILYRKDQQAALKAANPGIPNNDISVMTGGMWKKESPEVRAEYQRRATEIKAKLMSAHPHYRYVPRRSSEIRRRAPRRNRAQEVANASPIGENSGAPIVGNPIVTTMEQQQPLPDISVAPNQEITKDNDVSHLIDPPHVFSGQITELMPDVANFLPPMTREGWSPLHDFRAVLNGHTGNNGVDCALTPESESQDDFVGTPSSTMPDNSAFDWITGTEEDLAQIFGQF, from the exons ATGGCTGCCTTCAATTTTGAAGCCTTCTCATTGACGCCCCAGGGCTCTACCATCAGTGCCGCCCCTCGCCCCGCTGCCCCTGCCATCGACAGGACCGTTCAGCAACAATGTGGCAGTTTCGGTTATGGCAATCGTGCATTCCAGTTCGACTTTGCGTCCCTGGAGTCGCTTCCCGAGGACGCGAACCCCGGCTTGACCGAGGTTCTCACCGCCAAGTACTGGAATCACTTCTCAATCCAGCTCGGTCACTGGAACACACTCAAGGTTATCGTCCTTGACGCTCAGATGTTCAGCATCATGCCCGACCACACCAAGAAGGGCGTTCTCAATACAATGAA GTCGTACTTGGGTGGCGCTGATGCCATGTATGCCCGCGATGCCGACAATGGTCAGGTTGTTATCCTCGGCCCTCGCAGGCTTATGGAGTCGAACATCACCATAGTCGGTAGCACCACCGTTTGGGATCCCAAAAAGAGGCATGTTCAGGCCACtgccgaggccaagattCCCCGCCCCCCTAACGCCTACATTCTTTACCGCAAGGATCAGCAGGCTGCGCTTAAGGCGGCTAACCCTGGTATCCCCAACAATGACATTT CCGTCATGACCGGTGGCATGTGGAAGAAAGAGTCCCCCGAGGTTCGCGCCGAGTACCAGAGACGTGCAACTGAGATCAAGGCGAAACTGATGTCGGCTCACCCTCATTATCGCTATGTACCTCGTCGATCTTCTGAGATCCGCCGCCGCGCTCCCCGCCGTAACCGAGCACAGGAAGTCGCCAATGCTTCCCCAATAGGGGAGAACTCGGGTGCCCCTATCGTAGGCAATCCTATTGTCACCACCAtggagcaacagcagcccctTCCTGACATCAGTGTTGCCCCTAACCAGGAGATCACCAAGGACAACGATGTCAGCCATCTCATCGACCCTCCCCATGTCTTCTCTGGTCAGATTACCGAGCTCATGCCCGATGTGGCGAACTTCCTGCCTCCCATGACACGCGAAGGCTGGTCTCCTCTTCATGACTTCCGCGCTGTTCTGAATGGACACACTGGAAACAATGGAGTCGACTGTGCTCTTACTCCAGAATCTGAATCCCAAGATGACTTTGTCGgtactccctcctccacgatGCCTGACAACAGTGCCTTCGATTGGATCACTGGAACGGAAGAGGATTTGGCCCAAATCTTCGGTCAATTCTGA